The Corynebacterium marinum DSM 44953 genome contains the following window.
GCGCGAAGCGCCGTGGATCGCCTCTCATCCCAGTCTCCCCTCATCAGTTTTGCCCGCGAATCATTTCATCCACAATAACGTAGCTACCCATTAGGAACACGTTAATTATGGTCCGGTTTTTGTCCGCCGCGGTCGAGCTGTTGCAGAAGGGCTCAGTCCTTCTCGAAGACGATCACCAGGCCGTCCACCCCGCCCGGACCGACCCTGCCCTTCACCTCCACCGAGGTCATGGACTTGTAACGCCAGCCCTTCCGGGCATGCTCGTTGAGGATGTTCTCCAGCTTCTGGCCGGAGAGCTTGCCGCCGATGAGTCCTTCACGGACCTCCACCACTTTGTATTCCATGACCTGATCCTAGGATGGAGCGCATGATCAGGCTGCTGTTTATCGTTGTCGGCGTCATCAGCCTGGCCCTCGGTGTGCTGGGCATCTTCCTGCCGGTGCTGCCGACCACCCCTTTTCTCCTGCTCTCCGCGTTCCTCTTCGCCCGCAGTTCGCAACGCCTGCACGGCTACCTGGTGAACCACAAGGTGCTGGGGGAGTACATCTCGAACTACTACAACAACACGATGACGCGCTCCCACAAGCTGCGCACCGTCGGCATGCTGTGGTTGAGCATCGCGGTGTCGACGGGCCTGCTGGCGTGGTCGGACCGGATGGTCCCGGCGATCATCCTGCCGTTGATCGCGGCGGCGGTGACGGTGCACATCCTCACCCTCCGGCCGAAACCCACACCCCGCCCTCCCGCACTTCGACCCGGCGGATCTTCGCCGGAGTCCGGGCGGGATAGCGCACCGCATCCCCGCTCCGAAGACACCACAGACCGTGATGGAGAGGGCACTCGATGACCGCGTCGGGATGGACCACGCCACGGCCGAAGGAGGCGCCGACGTGCGGGCAGGAGTCCTCGACGGCGTGAAACTCTCCGTTCAGGTCCCGCACCAGTGCCAGCGGAGCACCCAGGCCGGTGTCCTCCCGCGGAAACACCCGGATGGTGCCGGGGGAGAGTTCATCAACTGCGGCGATAAGAACCAGATGCGTCATAGAACCAGAGGGTAACCTCCCGTTACATGGACAGACCGAGAACTGCCGCGGAGAACCGCCGCGTCGTGGCCGCCACCACCATCGGAACCGCCATCGAGTGGTACGACTTCTTCCTCTACGCCGCCGTGGCCGGCCTGGTGTTCAACCAGGTGATGTTCGGCCAGTTGGACGCAGGCCCGGCGACGATCGTCTCCTTCCTCAGCGTCGGCCTGTCCTTCCTCTTCCGTCCGTTGGGCGCCGTGCTGGCGGGGCACTTCTCGGACCGGTCGGGACGCCGCATCGTCCTCATGGTGACGCTGATCGCCATGGGCGGGGCGACCACCGCCATCGGGCTGTTGCCCACCTACGACTCGATCGGGCTCGCCGCGCCCCTGCTGCTCGTCTTCTTCCGGATCATCCAGGGCATCTCCGCGGGAGGGGAGTGGGGCTCGGCGGTGCTGCTGGCGGTGGAGCACGCGCCCGTCGACAAGCGGGGCCTGTTCGGTGCCGGCCCGCAGTCCGGCGCACCCGCCGGGCTGCTGCTGAGTTCGGGGATGCTGGCCCTCATGAACGTCATGGCGCCGGGGGACGCGTTCATCGAGTGGGGTTGGCGTGTGCCCTTCCTGCTGTCCATCGTGCTGATGTTCGTGGGCTGGTGGATCCGCCGCGGGGTCGATGAGTCGCCCGTGTTCGAGAACATGCGGGGCGTGAGCCGCAGCCCGCTGAGGTCGCTGCTGCGGGACCACTGGCGGAAGGTGCTTGTCGCGGCGCTGGTGTTCGCGGGCAACGGCACGGTGGGTTACATGGTCGCCGGCGGATACATCCAGAGCTACGGCTCCACGCAGCTGGGGATGGAGCGCGGGGTCGTACTGTGGGCCGTGACGGGCGCGGCGGTGGCCTGGCTCTTCTCCACCGTCCTCGCCGGCGCACTGTCGGACCGGATCGGCCGGCGCGCGACCTAC
Protein-coding sequences here:
- a CDS encoding DUF4177 domain-containing protein — encoded protein: MEYKVVEVREGLIGGKLSGQKLENILNEHARKGWRYKSMTSVEVKGRVGPGGVDGLVIVFEKD
- a CDS encoding YbaN family protein yields the protein MIRLLFIVVGVISLALGVLGIFLPVLPTTPFLLLSAFLFARSSQRLHGYLVNHKVLGEYISNYYNNTMTRSHKLRTVGMLWLSIAVSTGLLAWSDRMVPAIILPLIAAAVTVHILTLRPKPTPRPPALRPGGSSPESGRDSAPHPRSEDTTDRDGEGTR
- a CDS encoding MFS transporter codes for the protein MDRPRTAAENRRVVAATTIGTAIEWYDFFLYAAVAGLVFNQVMFGQLDAGPATIVSFLSVGLSFLFRPLGAVLAGHFSDRSGRRIVLMVTLIAMGGATTAIGLLPTYDSIGLAAPLLLVFFRIIQGISAGGEWGSAVLLAVEHAPVDKRGLFGAGPQSGAPAGLLLSSGMLALMNVMAPGDAFIEWGWRVPFLLSIVLMFVGWWIRRGVDESPVFENMRGVSRSPLRSLLRDHWRKVLVAALVFAGNGTVGYMVAGGYIQSYGSTQLGMERGVVLWAVTGAAVAWLFSTVLAGALSDRIGRRATYLGGFVFQFGAAAALFPLVNTGEVAWLWAAMLLLGTALGLTYGQQAAMYAELFPAPVRGSGTSLTYALGAILGGAFAPTIAAALVQSTGSTYSVTVYLCVATAVGFLAAASLQDRTGVPLDTD